One genomic segment of Primulina tabacum isolate GXHZ01 chromosome 9, ASM2559414v2, whole genome shotgun sequence includes these proteins:
- the LOC142555764 gene encoding putative serine/threonine-protein kinase PBL19: MKCPCIFFKENTKGAPRKSATKLRKSTASTSSNRSIADLRVFSVPELKEATNNFNKLLRIGEGGFGTVYKGTIKPQSGEGEPTTIVAIKKLDPQGWQGHKQWIAEIQYLGVLNHPNLVKLFGYCSSDGERGIQRLLVYEYMPNRSLDDHLFNKAMPTIPWVTRLRIILGAARGMAYLHEGLQIQVIYRDFKSSNVLLDEEFNAKLSDFGLAREGPTGDRSHVSTAPIGTRGYAAPEYIETGRLTIKSDVWSFGVVVYEIITGRRTLERNLPLAEQKLIEWVRQFPPYTKRFDMIMDQRLQNQYSPNSARTIAKLADSCLNKNPKDRPAMSHVVEILNQVIMQEESVTRDELTDLD; encoded by the exons atgaaGTGTCCGTGcatttttttcaaagaaaacACCAAAGGTGCGCCTCGGAAATCAGCCACAAAGTTGAGAAAATCCACTGCGTCCACGTCATCGAATCGGAGCATCGCGGATTTAAGGGTATTTTCTGTTCCAGAGCTGAAGGAAGCGACCAACAATTTCAACAAATTGCTCAGGATCGGGGAGGGTGGCTTCGGGACTGTGTACAAAGGTACGATCAAGCCGCAAAGTGGTGAGGGGGAACCCACTACTATTGTTGCCATCAAGAAACTCGATCCACAAGGTTGGCAg GGCCACAAGCAGTGGATTGCAGAGATCCAATACCTCGGAGTTCTGAATCACCCTAATCTGGTAAAGCTTTTTGGATACTGTTCCTCTGATGGAGAAAGAGGAATCCAAAGATTACTGGTATACGAGTATATGCCTAATAGAAGCTTGGATGATCATCTTTTCAACAAGGCAATGCCCACAATACCATGGGTTACTAGACTACGCATTATTCTCGGGGCAGCTCGAGGAATGGCTTATCTGCACGAAGGTTTGCAAATACAG GTGATATACAGGGACTTCAAGTCCTCGAACGTCCTGTTGGACGAGGAATTCAATGCCAAGCTTTCAGACTTTGGTCTTGCAAGAGAAGGCCCTACAGGGGACCGCTCTCATGTATCCACAGCGCCAATTGGGACACGCGGCTATGCGGCCCCAGAATATATAGAGACAGGACGTCTGACGATCAAGAGTGATGTATGGAGCTTTGGAGTTGTGGTTTATGAGATAATTACGGGAAGGCGGACATTGGAAAGAAACCTTCCATTGGCAGAGCAAAAGCTTATTGAATGGGTGAGACAGTTTCCACCATATACCAAAAGGTTTGACATGATAATGGATCAACGACTACAAAATCAGTATTCCCCGAACTCTGCTAGAACCATTGCAAAATTGGCTGATAGCTGTCTCAACAAGAACCCGAAAGATCGGCCGGCGATGAGCCATGTGGTGGAGATCTTGAATCAAGTTATAATGCAAGAAGAATCAGTCACCAGAGATGAACTTACAGATCTTGATTAG
- the LOC142556382 gene encoding uncharacterized protein LOC142556382: MEEEKSVSFPSEAAEENNHDWQRVTYAKKQRKNQAVQNGSGALPEKGSVFKGLEKHSEERRRKLEAQRAAASIYDDDDKLPLRSRKNFGGDEDDEENSDTDINATENNAAEANKKEKPKKLKKPKVTVAEAAAKIDDSELAAFLSGISGSYEGQQDIQLMRFADYFGRAFLEVSTSQFPWLNLFRESAVAKIADVPVSYISEAVYKTSIDWINHFSYDALGTFVCWSFEGILAGLVTQLSGPKGSRKGVQPASSKSQVAIFLVLAMVLRRKPDVLLTVLPKFMQNSKYQGQDKLPFIIWMIVQACQGDLAVGLYLWAHHILPILGGKSGSNPQCRDLVLQLVERILAAPKARVVLVNNAVRKGERLIAPESLDLLLRLTFPASPALSATERFEAIYPILKEVALTGSPGSKAMKQTSLQIQTLSVKAAGEGIPALAQEATSIFIWCLTQNLDCYKQWDKIYVENIEASVTVLRKLDEEWKIFSSKQSSLQALTETLKGFRQKNEIAYTDYARQAFFKDADKYCKTILRRLSSGRGCVKTVRGCYWCDTSFGSRRFLSKLGCVGLEQVNRPIERPANLLNKMVIGD; this comes from the exons ATGGAAGAAGAGAAATCAGTTTCATTCCCATCCGAAGCAGCAGAAGAAAATAATCATGACTGGCAGAGAGTCACATACGCCAAAAAACAGCGAAAGAATCAGGCTGTACAGAACGGATCCGGTGCTTTACCTGAAAAAGGTAGCGTTTTTAAGGGCCTGGAGAAGCACTCGGAGGAACGGCGCCGGAAATTAGAGGCACAGCGCGCCGCTGCCTCGATTTACGATGACGATGATAAGCTGCCGTTGAGATCGAGGAAGAATTTCGGAGGTGATGAAGATGATGAGGAGAACAGCGATACTGATATTAATGCGACAGAGAATAATGCCGCGGAGGCGAATAAGAAGGAGAAGCCGAAGAAGCTTAAAAAGCCTAAGGTGACGGTGGCGGAGGCCGCTGCCAAGATCGACGATTCTGAGCTTGCAGCTTTTCTTTCCGGGATTTCG GGATCGTACGAAGGGCAGCAAGACATACAATTGATGAGGTTTGCCGATTATTTTGGGCGTGCATTTTTGGAGGTCAGCACATCACAGTTCCCTTGGCTGAATCTGTTTAGAGAATCTGCGGTGGCGAAAATCGCTGAC GTACCAGTTTCTTACATTTCTGAAGCTGTTTACAAGACCTCGATTGACTGGATCAATCATTTCTCCTATGATGCTTTAGGGACCTTTGTGTGCTGGTCATTTGAGGGAATTCTCGCTGGCTTGGTAACCCAATTGTCGGGGCCTAAGGGCTCAAGGAAAGGAGTGCAGCCAGCATCCTCAAAGTCTCAG GTTGCCATCTTTTTAGTATTAGCAATGGTATTAAGGCGGAAGCCTGATGTACTACTAACTGTATTACCAAAATTCAtgcaaaattcgaaatatcaaGGACAAGATAAGCTTCCATTTATTATATGGATGATTGTTCAG GCCTGTCAAGGAGATCTGGCTGTTGGATTGTACCTATGGGCACATCATATTTTGCCAATTCTTGGAGGAAAATCAGGGTCTAACCCACAGTGTAGGGACTTGGTTTTGCAGCTAGTTGAAAG GATACTGGCTGCACCTAAAGCTCGCGTTGTATTAGTGAACAATGCTGTTAGAAAAGGGGAGCGCTTGATAGCACCGGAATCACTGGACCTTCTGTTACGTTTAACATTTCCTGCTTCTCCTGCACTGAGT GCTACTGAAAGATTTGAGGCAATCTACCCCATTCTAAAAGAGGTCGCTCTTACTGGTTCTCCTGGAAGCAAAGCCATGAAGCAGACCTCGCTGCAGATACAAACTTTATCTGTGAAAGCGGCAGGAGAAG GAATCCCAGCACTAGCTCAGGAAGCAACAAGCATCTTCATCTGGTGTTTGACTCAGAATCTTGATTGCTACAAGCAGTGG GACAAGATTTACGTAGAAAACATAGAGGCCAGTGTTACTGTCTTGAGGAAGCTTGATGAGGAGTGGAAGATTTTTTCTTCTAAACAGTCTTCTCTTCAAGCACTCACCGAAACTTTGAAAGGTTTCAGACAGAAG AATGAAATAGCATATACTGACTATGCTCGCCAAGCTTTCTTCAAGGATGCAGATAAATATTGTAAGACAATATTACGAAGGCTATCAAGCGGCCGTGGTTGTGTGAAAACCGTCCGTGGCTGTTACTGGTGTGATACTAGCTTTGGGAGCCGCCGTTTTTTATCCAAGCTTGGATGTGTTGGATTGGAACAAGTTAACCGTCCTATTGAACGCCCAGCAAACCTTCTGAACAAAATGGTGATTGGtgattaa